From a single Methanomicrobium sp. W14 genomic region:
- a CDS encoding DUF2284 domain-containing protein, producing the protein MTGDITELIKKEKNNLGIHEYAFTKPENITFSEDVRKACEKNLCGMYGKSWACPPAVGAIEECSDRCSEYKNAFVFTTLTAIDKKCNVRQKLCKWAEAAKKHKDITEEVKKLFEPHFDKILALSTEGCRICKSCNYPDEPCRFPDRMQPSAEGYGISITKLAKTCGIKYYNGPDTVTYFSIIFF; encoded by the coding sequence ATGACCGGTGATATCACAGAACTCATAAAAAAAGAAAAAAACAACCTGGGAATTCATGAATACGCCTTTACAAAACCGGAAAATATTACTTTTTCAGAGGACGTAAGAAAGGCATGCGAAAAAAACCTCTGCGGGATGTACGGAAAATCCTGGGCCTGTCCGCCTGCCGTGGGGGCAATTGAAGAATGTTCGGACAGGTGCAGTGAATATAAAAACGCCTTTGTATTCACCACATTAACGGCAATTGATAAAAAATGCAATGTCAGGCAGAAACTCTGCAAATGGGCTGAAGCTGCAAAGAAACACAAAGACATTACAGAAGAAGTAAAAAAGCTTTTTGAGCCTCATTTTGACAAAATACTGGCTCTTTCAACGGAAGGGTGCAGAATATGCAAATCATGCAATTATCCTGATGAACCGTGCAGATTTCCGGACAGGATGCAGCCTTCAGCAGAGGGTTACGGGATTTCAATAACAAAACTGGCCAAAACCTGCGGCATAAAATACTATAACGGACCTGATACCGTAACTTATTTCAGCATAATCTTTTTTTAA
- a CDS encoding HEAT repeat domain-containing protein codes for MKTKDADFLKVYILLAYFILVGLLAVYAFSSYSGEVGFILSRLTPHLMYIPLVLTALWYPQKKAAHIFIFLLIVVVLAVGYLIQGWSLDIIFTIFISLIYLWVYFAILLVPEWKPGSQEKDKNFIELPQKSKPCDKNGAYESYENEEVNGSSGCHEIFPEQIEPLIESFCIRDDKVLANTCRSIKALGPPAETYLLDALKNPDPTIRENSAKILGEIGSEKAVSLLIEAMDDESKRMHNASLQALARIGEPAKVPLTVALSDRRWRVRAGSCAALRILGAKDYLKNISPLLFDENHYVRKEAAKSLGRLGDISVSENLCIAINDESRGVRLACASALGRIKDPCSVEHLLNRYKSETDPFVRRRIVESLCCIGGEKALSALKYATYDSDQGIRCVSKEYIYGKGHSE; via the coding sequence ATGAAAACGAAAGATGCAGATTTTTTAAAAGTATACATACTGCTTGCATACTTCATTCTTGTCGGACTTCTGGCAGTCTACGCTTTCTCATCTTACAGCGGTGAGGTCGGCTTTATACTTTCGAGACTGACCCCTCACCTTATGTACATACCTCTGGTACTTACTGCACTGTGGTACCCGCAGAAAAAAGCCGCTCATATATTCATATTTCTTTTAATTGTTGTGGTCCTTGCAGTAGGATACCTGATTCAGGGATGGAGCCTTGACATCATATTTACTATATTTATTTCTCTGATATACCTGTGGGTATATTTTGCAATACTTCTTGTTCCCGAATGGAAGCCGGGGTCCCAGGAAAAAGATAAAAATTTCATTGAACTGCCGCAAAAAAGTAAACCCTGTGATAAGAACGGTGCTTACGAATCATATGAAAATGAAGAAGTAAACGGATCTTCAGGGTGCCATGAAATTTTTCCTGAACAGATTGAGCCTCTTATAGAGTCGTTCTGCATAAGGGACGACAAAGTCCTGGCAAACACATGCAGGTCGATAAAAGCTCTGGGCCCCCCGGCGGAAACTTACCTTTTAGATGCGCTTAAAAACCCGGATCCTACAATAAGGGAGAATTCTGCGAAAATACTTGGGGAAATCGGATCAGAAAAGGCTGTGTCTCTTCTTATAGAGGCTATGGACGACGAGTCAAAAAGGATGCACAACGCCTCTCTCCAGGCCCTTGCAAGGATAGGTGAACCTGCAAAAGTTCCTTTGACCGTGGCTTTAAGCGACAGGAGGTGGAGAGTCCGTGCCGGGAGCTGTGCAGCTCTTAGGATTCTGGGTGCAAAAGACTACCTGAAAAATATATCGCCTCTTCTCTTTGACGAAAACCATTATGTCAGAAAAGAGGCGGCAAAATCTCTCGGGAGACTTGGAGATATTTCAGTATCCGAGAATCTCTGCATCGCAATAAACGATGAATCGCGTGGTGTACGCCTTGCCTGTGCCTCCGCCCTCGGCAGGATAAAAGACCCGTGTTCTGTGGAGCATCTCCTGAACAGGTACAAATCCGAGACAGACCCTTTTGTAAGAAGGAGGATTGTTGAATCTCTGTGCTGCATAGGAGGGGAAAAAGCTCTAAGCGCTTTGAAATATGCGACATATGATTCTGACCAGGGCATCCGGTGTGTTTCAAAAGAGTATATTTACGGGAAGGGTCACTCAGAGTGA
- a CDS encoding MFS transporter, translated as MEDNVRSILGLSVSHAVNDIYSPVLPAILPLLILQNGYSYFLAGLLVTAFNLTSSFTQPVIGWLYDNKGISIPVPVSILFSAFFMSFLVFVQHSYTMMMLFGIGAAFGHAFFHPSALGLVSRLAKGANRGKLTSLFVVGGNLGFAIGPLLAGFVVAVYGLNGIGLLFIPGLLMALALTKVLPKNFNKNPEVNESKHVPGEQTFPYLPITLLVVASAFRSWVIFASIAYLPTYLTNEGFSLVVANVLTSLMLIAGVIGQIIGATISDKYGRKEYTLFGLIAAIPPFILFLGTKGIISIIALVAFGYFLWSTFSVTVAMSHELAPKGTGTVSGLMLGLAVGAGGLGVAATGFVADLTSVPEALRYLLVPIIIALALFVLVPYPWKTLKQKAGKCHSE; from the coding sequence ATGGAAGATAATGTCCGCTCTATACTTGGTCTTTCCGTGTCGCATGCAGTAAACGACATTTATTCACCTGTTCTTCCAGCAATACTGCCGCTTCTGATACTGCAGAACGGTTATTCATACTTCCTGGCAGGTCTTCTGGTTACCGCCTTTAACCTGACGTCCTCTTTCACCCAGCCGGTTATAGGCTGGCTCTACGACAACAAAGGAATCAGCATACCGGTACCTGTCTCAATTCTGTTCTCGGCCTTTTTCATGTCCTTTCTGGTATTCGTCCAGCACAGCTATACCATGATGATGCTCTTCGGAATAGGCGCTGCATTCGGGCACGCCTTCTTCCACCCGAGCGCACTTGGCCTTGTAAGCAGGCTTGCAAAAGGTGCAAACAGGGGTAAACTTACTTCTCTTTTCGTCGTAGGGGGAAATCTGGGTTTTGCGATAGGCCCTCTCCTGGCGGGTTTTGTAGTTGCAGTCTATGGGCTTAACGGCATAGGGCTCTTGTTCATACCCGGCCTTCTGATGGCCCTTGCCCTTACAAAGGTCCTTCCTAAAAATTTCAACAAAAACCCTGAAGTTAACGAATCAAAGCATGTACCCGGCGAGCAGACTTTCCCGTATCTCCCGATAACGCTTCTTGTAGTAGCGTCTGCCTTCCGCTCATGGGTTATATTCGCATCAATCGCGTACCTTCCTACATACCTGACAAACGAGGGCTTCAGCCTTGTAGTGGCCAACGTCCTTACATCACTGATGCTTATCGCAGGAGTCATAGGGCAGATTATCGGTGCGACAATCTCAGACAAATACGGAAGAAAGGAGTACACCCTTTTCGGGCTTATAGCGGCAATTCCGCCGTTTATTCTGTTCCTCGGAACAAAAGGCATAATTTCCATAATTGCGCTTGTTGCATTCGGTTATTTCCTCTGGTCAACGTTCTCGGTGACCGTTGCAATGTCGCATGAACTTGCACCTAAGGGCACAGGAACGGTTTCAGGGCTTATGCTCGGTCTTGCAGTCGGTGCAGGAGGGCTGGGGGTTGCGGCAACGGGCTTCGTTGCAGACCTGACTTCCGTTCCTGAAGCGCTCAGATACCTCTTGGTGCCGATAATAATTGCACTGGCACTTTTCGTCCTTGTGCCTTACCCGTGGAAGACTCTAAAACAGAAAGCCGGAAAGTGTCACTCTGAGTGA
- a CDS encoding METTL5 family protein, translated as MMRGDIEGKKILDPGCGTGVLSCGAKLLGAEYVLGIDVDKRAVEVAEKNAEKLKVDAEFLVSDIKSFECRHFDTVVMNPPFGAQNVHADRPFIDMALECSDVVYSVFNKGSLGFVKSYVKKRAEVTAAFSCSFPMKKTFSHHTKECVYIDVEIVRMTKI; from the coding sequence ATGATGAGGGGAGACATTGAGGGAAAAAAAATACTTGACCCAGGGTGCGGCACTGGCGTCCTTTCATGCGGTGCAAAACTTCTCGGTGCGGAATATGTGCTTGGAATCGACGTCGACAAAAGGGCGGTTGAAGTTGCCGAAAAAAACGCTGAAAAACTGAAGGTTGACGCAGAATTTCTGGTATCAGATATAAAGTCCTTTGAATGCAGACATTTCGATACTGTTGTCATGAACCCGCCGTTCGGCGCCCAGAACGTCCACGCCGACAGGCCTTTTATCGACATGGCTCTTGAATGCTCCGATGTGGTATACTCCGTTTTCAACAAAGGGTCGCTCGGGTTTGTCAAATCATACGTTAAGAAAAGAGCGGAAGTGACAGCCGCATTCTCGTGCAGTTTCCCGATGAAAAAAACGTTTTCCCACCACACTAAAGAGTGCGTTTATATTGATGTTGAAATAGTGCGGATGACAAAGATATAA
- the dph2 gene encoding diphthamide biosynthesis enzyme Dph2 has translation MLKTQNSDIFLRLENSGAKTVALQFPEGIKREAISFAEELRKKGYIVIISGEPCWGACDLDLDILKSADVLVHYGHAPVDDTKNIIYEFLRHDIDINSLEPVLGSIKGKKIGLVTTIQHVHELERIKVFFAEKGIECIVSKGGKRTPYKGQVLGCSFEAAKNTGCNEILFVGTGVFHPLGVSLATGARVIAFDPYMKEVRIADPDRLLRQRFAKIEKARSAGSFGIILSKKSGQKREELAERLASLSDKACIISIGEVTPDALLNLGFDAYVNTACPRLAYDDQARFPRPMLSPAEFEIVCKVRDWEDYKIDEIN, from the coding sequence ATGTTAAAGACACAAAATTCTGATATTTTTTTAAGGCTTGAAAATTCCGGGGCAAAGACCGTTGCACTGCAGTTCCCGGAGGGAATTAAGCGTGAAGCCATATCTTTTGCGGAAGAACTCCGGAAAAAAGGTTATATTGTAATCATTTCCGGCGAGCCGTGCTGGGGCGCCTGCGACCTTGACCTTGACATCCTGAAATCTGCTGACGTCCTGGTGCACTATGGGCATGCTCCTGTCGACGATACGAAAAACATCATATATGAATTTCTAAGGCATGACATAGACATAAATTCCCTTGAACCAGTTTTAGGCAGCATCAAAGGCAAAAAAATAGGCCTTGTAACGACCATCCAGCATGTCCACGAGCTTGAAAGGATTAAAGTCTTTTTTGCTGAAAAAGGGATTGAATGCATCGTTTCAAAAGGAGGAAAAAGAACGCCATATAAAGGGCAGGTCCTCGGCTGTTCCTTTGAGGCAGCAAAAAATACAGGTTGCAACGAGATTCTGTTTGTCGGAACAGGTGTTTTTCACCCCCTGGGAGTATCTCTTGCAACAGGCGCAAGAGTCATCGCATTCGACCCTTACATGAAGGAGGTCAGGATTGCAGACCCCGACAGACTTTTAAGGCAGAGATTTGCGAAGATAGAAAAGGCGAGATCTGCTGGGAGTTTCGGCATAATCCTGAGCAAAAAGTCCGGGCAGAAAAGAGAGGAGCTCGCAGAGAGGCTTGCATCGTTATCTGATAAGGCCTGCATAATATCAATAGGCGAGGTAACGCCCGACGCTCTTTTAAACCTCGGTTTCGACGCCTACGTAAATACCGCATGTCCGCGTCTTGCATACGACGACCAGGCAAGATTTCCCAGGCCCATGCTTTCCCCGGCAGAGTTTGAAATCGTCTGCAAAGTCCGGGACTGGGAAGACTACAAAATAGATGAAATAAACTAA
- the hpt gene encoding hypoxanthine/guanine phosphoribosyltransferase, whose amino-acid sequence MFNKLVESLETCPIVKRGEYNYFIHPISDGVPVVDPALLREVAVLMLRNLNLEGVNKIVVAEAMGIHIGVTLSIMTDIPLTIIRKREYRLPGEVDLHQTTGYSKGELYLNGIEKGDRVVVIDDVFSTGGTMKAILKGLSYKGAEVADVLVVIKRGECDIGRPYKYLVEIEVSESGVHVKDTKF is encoded by the coding sequence ATGTTTAATAAACTAGTAGAATCGCTTGAAACATGTCCCATTGTAAAACGGGGAGAATACAACTATTTTATCCATCCTATATCAGACGGTGTCCCCGTAGTCGACCCTGCTCTTTTAAGGGAAGTCGCAGTCCTGATGCTAAGAAACCTCAACCTTGAAGGGGTCAACAAAATTGTCGTTGCCGAGGCGATGGGGATACATATCGGAGTCACACTCTCGATAATGACCGACATCCCTCTTACCATCATAAGAAAAAGGGAATACAGGCTTCCCGGAGAAGTCGACCTTCACCAGACCACAGGATACTCCAAGGGAGAGCTTTACCTGAACGGAATAGAAAAAGGCGACAGGGTCGTAGTTATAGACGATGTGTTCTCTACAGGCGGGACAATGAAGGCAATACTGAAAGGTCTTTCCTATAAGGGTGCTGAAGTTGCGGATGTACTCGTAGTAATAAAGAGGGGAGAATGCGACATCGGAAGACCATACAAGTACCTTGTCGAAATAGAAGTCTCTGAATCCGGTGTACATGTTAAAGACACAAAATTCTGA
- the mfnA gene encoding tyrosine decarboxylase MfnA: MQKKGCSEEELFSFLSSVKKNDRAYRKVLSSMCTIPHPVAVRAHNMFIETNLGDPGLFMGTASLEALLVERLGSLLHYKDAGGYSTSGGTESNIQALRIARETGGKKFPNVVVPESAHFSFEKACEILSLELRTVPSDSEFRMDENKIEDYIDKNTVCIVGVAGTTEYGVVDPISYLSDIAGDRGIFLHVDAAFGGLVLPFIKNSPDFDFKLPGVSCISVDPHKMGMSTIPAGCLLVRDPSVFRSTEVDTPYLTVHKECTLCGTRPGGSVAAAFAVLEYLGEEGMKEVVDRCMKNTHKLILGMGELGYPVAVRPTVNVASFLCDKTPKGWQVSRTRAGHMRTVCMPHITEDVIDEFLKDAKEM, encoded by the coding sequence ATGCAAAAAAAGGGTTGTTCTGAAGAAGAACTCTTCTCTTTTCTGTCTTCGGTTAAAAAAAACGACAGGGCATACAGAAAGGTTCTGAGTTCAATGTGCACTATACCGCACCCTGTTGCCGTACGTGCACATAACATGTTTATCGAAACAAATCTTGGCGATCCCGGGCTGTTTATGGGTACAGCCTCGCTTGAGGCCCTTCTTGTGGAAAGACTCGGTTCTCTTCTGCATTACAAGGACGCAGGCGGTTACTCTACGTCCGGAGGAACAGAGTCAAACATACAGGCTCTGAGGATTGCAAGGGAGACAGGAGGCAAAAAATTCCCCAACGTCGTCGTTCCTGAATCCGCGCACTTTTCATTTGAAAAGGCATGTGAGATTCTCTCGCTTGAACTGCGCACAGTCCCGTCGGACAGTGAATTCAGGATGGACGAGAATAAGATAGAGGACTATATCGACAAAAACACGGTATGCATCGTAGGGGTTGCCGGAACGACAGAATACGGCGTGGTCGACCCCATATCCTACTTATCCGACATTGCCGGGGACAGGGGCATATTCCTGCACGTCGACGCCGCTTTCGGTGGTCTTGTACTCCCGTTCATCAAAAATTCACCGGACTTTGATTTTAAACTCCCCGGAGTATCATGCATATCAGTCGACCCGCACAAGATGGGAATGTCGACTATTCCGGCAGGGTGCCTCCTTGTACGTGACCCGTCCGTCTTCAGGTCCACCGAGGTAGACACACCTTACCTGACCGTTCACAAGGAGTGCACTCTCTGCGGGACAAGACCGGGCGGCTCGGTTGCAGCTGCGTTTGCAGTCCTTGAATACCTGGGTGAGGAGGGAATGAAAGAAGTTGTCGACAGGTGCATGAAAAATACGCATAAACTGATCTTAGGAATGGGTGAACTCGGCTATCCTGTCGCAGTCCGACCCACGGTAAACGTTGCATCATTCTTATGCGACAAAACGCCTAAAGGATGGCAGGTTTCAAGGACACGTGCCGGGCATATGAGGACCGTATGTATGCCCCATATCACGGAAGACGTTATCGACGAATTTTTAAAAGACGCAAAAGAGATGTGA
- the ppsA gene encoding phosphoenolpyruvate synthase — MSKMPDIMWLAEIKKDDIPSVGGKGASLGEMNAVGLPVPPAFVVTAQAFRRFLVESGIETELFGKLENLDVEDADVLEASAEKAMKTVMDAKMPESIKKSIIESYTKMGDTTVVAVRSSATAEDLPDASFAGQQETYLNIKGENDLIEAIQKCWASLYGARAIYYRAKQGFEDRGVDIAVVVQKLVYSEKSGVMFSSHPVSGEPTTIIEASWGLGEAVVSGIVSPDNYVFDQRTHRVIDRYIANKIVEILPDGDKGTKEVDIPKDRQDSPVLSVEEIEKLAKFAKIAEDHYDTPQDLEWGIVGGTIYILQSRPITTITSKSSGKKEKSEDTGKILLEGQGASPGIATGAVVIVNSIKDLSKVKDGNIMVAKMTNPDMVPAMRKAAAIITDEGGMTCHAAIVSRELGTPAAVGTKKATHMLKNGQVVTIDGEKGIVFEGGELKNADKTAQPVITGFAQAPIITATSIKVNVSLPEAAKRAAATGADGVGLLRIEHLILGLGKTPQWYIRNNKEDEFINELYTGIKTVMDEFNGKPVWVRTLDAPTDEFRNMKGGEEEPEEHNPMLGWRGIRRDLQSRDQFRLQVEAFKKLWNEGYDNLGIMFPLVGHPDEFIAAKGLMKEFGVDVENRVLGIMVEIPSSAILIDDFIAAGIQFASFGTNDLIQYTLAIDRNNQNVAYMYRPKHPAVLKLIKYAIERCRAGGVECSICGQAGSDPEMVKWLVETGITSVSANIDAISKIRETAAKTEKKIILDAARKQH; from the coding sequence ATGAGTAAAATGCCAGACATTATGTGGCTTGCAGAAATCAAAAAAGACGACATTCCATCAGTCGGAGGAAAAGGAGCCTCTCTTGGTGAAATGAACGCCGTCGGACTGCCGGTTCCGCCAGCATTTGTTGTTACGGCGCAGGCGTTCAGGCGTTTTCTCGTCGAAAGCGGTATCGAGACAGAACTTTTCGGTAAACTCGAAAATCTGGACGTCGAAGATGCGGATGTTCTCGAAGCATCCGCAGAGAAGGCTATGAAGACCGTAATGGATGCAAAGATGCCTGAAAGCATCAAAAAAAGCATCATTGAGTCTTACACCAAAATGGGCGATACCACAGTCGTTGCAGTACGCTCAAGCGCAACGGCAGAAGACCTTCCCGACGCAAGTTTTGCAGGACAGCAGGAGACATACCTGAACATAAAGGGCGAAAATGACCTTATTGAAGCTATTCAGAAGTGCTGGGCGTCTCTTTACGGTGCACGCGCAATATATTACAGGGCAAAGCAGGGATTCGAGGACAGAGGTGTGGACATCGCTGTAGTCGTCCAGAAGCTTGTCTACTCCGAGAAATCCGGGGTAATGTTCTCGTCACATCCTGTGAGCGGTGAACCCACAACAATAATAGAGGCGTCCTGGGGCCTGGGTGAAGCTGTAGTATCAGGAATAGTGTCTCCTGACAACTATGTCTTTGACCAGAGGACACACCGCGTAATCGACCGCTACATTGCAAACAAAATAGTCGAAATCCTCCCTGACGGAGACAAAGGGACAAAAGAAGTCGACATTCCAAAAGACAGGCAGGACTCACCCGTACTGTCCGTTGAGGAGATAGAAAAACTTGCAAAATTCGCTAAAATCGCTGAAGACCACTATGACACCCCACAGGACCTTGAATGGGGAATCGTCGGCGGGACAATATATATTCTCCAGTCACGCCCGATTACAACAATTACCAGCAAATCCTCCGGGAAAAAGGAAAAGTCAGAAGATACAGGCAAAATACTTCTCGAAGGCCAGGGAGCATCACCGGGAATCGCAACTGGGGCCGTTGTTATCGTAAACTCCATAAAGGACCTGTCAAAGGTAAAGGACGGTAACATCATGGTTGCAAAGATGACAAACCCCGACATGGTTCCTGCAATGAGGAAGGCCGCCGCAATAATTACAGATGAAGGCGGAATGACATGCCACGCGGCAATCGTCAGCAGGGAGCTCGGAACACCTGCCGCCGTCGGGACCAAGAAAGCCACGCACATGCTTAAAAACGGACAGGTCGTCACAATCGACGGTGAGAAGGGAATCGTCTTTGAGGGAGGAGAACTGAAAAACGCGGATAAAACCGCACAGCCTGTAATCACCGGATTTGCACAGGCTCCGATAATCACCGCAACGAGCATCAAGGTCAACGTCTCTCTTCCTGAAGCTGCGAAACGTGCCGCAGCAACAGGTGCCGACGGTGTCGGCCTTTTAAGAATAGAGCACCTGATTTTAGGTCTCGGGAAGACCCCGCAGTGGTACATCAGAAATAACAAAGAGGACGAGTTCATAAACGAGCTGTATACAGGCATCAAAACGGTTATGGACGAGTTCAACGGAAAGCCGGTATGGGTCAGGACCCTCGATGCTCCTACTGACGAGTTTCGGAATATGAAAGGCGGAGAGGAAGAACCCGAAGAGCACAACCCGATGCTGGGGTGGAGAGGCATCCGCAGGGACCTCCAGAGCCGCGACCAGTTCAGGCTTCAGGTTGAAGCTTTCAAAAAACTCTGGAACGAAGGGTATGACAACCTCGGCATAATGTTCCCGCTTGTAGGACACCCTGATGAATTCATAGCCGCAAAGGGGCTCATGAAAGAGTTCGGCGTTGATGTTGAGAACAGGGTTCTAGGAATTATGGTCGAAATCCCGAGCAGTGCCATCTTAATTGATGACTTTATCGCTGCAGGAATCCAGTTCGCATCCTTCGGGACGAACGACCTTATACAATACACGCTTGCAATCGACAGAAACAACCAGAACGTCGCCTATATGTACAGACCAAAGCATCCGGCAGTCTTAAAGCTCATAAAATATGCAATAGAGCGCTGCAGGGCCGGCGGAGTCGAATGCTCGATATGCGGCCAGGCCGGGTCAGACCCGGAAATGGTCAAATGGCTGGTTGAAACGGGCATTACAAGCGTTTCTGCCAACATAGATGCAATATCAAAAATAAGGGAAACGGCAGCGAAAACTGAAAAGAAGATAATTCTTGACGCTGCAAGAAAACAACACTAA
- the serA gene encoding phosphoglycerate dehydrogenase, with translation MSYKVLVSDPLADEGVDILRGFCEVDTKTGLSEDELVKIIGEYDGLLVRSGTQVTKKVIAAADKLKFIGRAGAGVDNIDLDAATKRGIIVANAPAGNTLAACEHTLAMMASLARNIPQATASVKRGEWKRSKFMGVELNEKVLGIVGFGRIGQELAKRALALEMKVVAYDPYINTERAEEIGAEVMTLEELIPVADFITVHTPLIKETKHMINKKSIAAMRDNVRIINCARGGIIDEEALYDGIVSGKVAGAALDVYEEEPPVNSKIVTLDQVITTPHLGASTVEAQQNVAVSVAKQCIEVLKGGSAKFVVNAPMVAPDQQDRIEPYAVLAQKMGKLLIQLIEGRIQSVDIEYGGKASDFGRGSKYVTRLALKGLLDPILQTPVNIVNAEFAATERGIKVSETLAKESLGFTNLITITVKTDKMTETVSGNVSSPEKLRIVKIGDYMTDMTPGGDAIISRHHDVPGVIGKFATILGKHNVNIAGMQVGRNKPGEEAVMVLNIDSPVPQDAMDEILKIDGVFTAKYAHI, from the coding sequence GTGAGCTACAAAGTGCTTGTCAGTGACCCTCTTGCAGATGAGGGAGTGGATATTCTTCGCGGATTTTGCGAAGTAGATACAAAGACCGGACTTTCGGAAGATGAGCTCGTCAAAATAATCGGTGAATATGACGGTCTTTTGGTGAGAAGCGGAACGCAGGTGACAAAGAAGGTGATTGCGGCGGCGGATAAGCTCAAATTTATCGGCCGTGCCGGCGCAGGCGTTGACAATATAGATCTTGATGCGGCAACAAAGCGCGGAATTATCGTTGCAAACGCACCTGCAGGGAACACGCTTGCGGCATGCGAGCATACTCTTGCAATGATGGCCTCTCTTGCGAGAAATATACCGCAGGCCACTGCCTCAGTCAAAAGGGGCGAGTGGAAACGCTCCAAATTCATGGGCGTTGAGTTGAACGAAAAAGTCCTTGGGATTGTCGGTTTCGGAAGAATCGGCCAGGAACTTGCAAAACGTGCACTTGCGCTTGAAATGAAGGTCGTTGCATATGACCCGTATATAAACACCGAAAGGGCAGAGGAAATAGGTGCCGAGGTAATGACTCTTGAAGAGTTAATCCCGGTTGCAGACTTTATCACTGTCCACACGCCTCTTATCAAAGAGACTAAGCACATGATAAACAAAAAGTCCATTGCGGCTATGAGGGACAACGTCCGCATCATAAACTGCGCCCGTGGAGGAATCATCGATGAAGAGGCTTTGTATGACGGAATTGTTTCAGGCAAAGTCGCAGGTGCGGCTCTTGATGTATATGAAGAGGAGCCTCCTGTAAACTCGAAGATTGTAACCCTTGACCAGGTCATAACGACACCTCACCTTGGTGCATCGACGGTCGAGGCCCAGCAGAATGTCGCGGTCTCCGTTGCAAAACAGTGCATTGAGGTCTTAAAGGGCGGCTCGGCGAAGTTTGTCGTAAACGCACCTATGGTCGCACCTGACCAGCAGGACAGAATAGAACCTTACGCTGTTCTTGCCCAGAAGATGGGAAAACTTCTGATACAGCTTATCGAGGGGAGAATCCAGTCTGTTGACATAGAATACGGCGGGAAAGCGTCTGACTTCGGACGCGGCTCTAAGTATGTGACACGCCTTGCGTTAAAGGGGCTTTTGGACCCTATTCTCCAGACTCCGGTAAACATCGTAAACGCCGAGTTTGCTGCAACAGAACGCGGAATAAAAGTTTCGGAGACGCTTGCAAAGGAGTCACTGGGCTTTACTAACCTGATCACGATAACCGTTAAGACGGACAAGATGACGGAGACTGTCAGCGGAAACGTGTCATCGCCTGAAAAATTAAGAATTGTAAAGATAGGGGACTACATGACCGACATGACACCAGGCGGAGACGCCATCATATCACGCCACCATGATGTTCCGGGAGTCATAGGAAAGTTTGCGACAATTCTTGGAAAGCACAATGTAAACATCGCCGGAATGCAGGTCGGAAGAAACAAGCCCGGCGAAGAGGCTGTAATGGTCCTTAACATCGATTCTCCTGTCCCTCAGGATGCAATGGACGAAATTTTAAAGATTGACGGTGTTTTCACCGCAAAATATGCACACATCTGA
- a CDS encoding type II toxin-antitoxin system HicB family antitoxin, whose product MLRFLIIVEKAEDNYSAYSLSLPGCVATGKTREEAEKNMHEAIAFHIDGLKEDGLPISKGKASASWVLV is encoded by the coding sequence ATGTTAAGATTTTTGATTATTGTTGAAAAGGCGGAGGACAATTATTCGGCATATTCTCTCTCCCTTCCGGGATGCGTTGCAACAGGAAAAACCCGTGAAGAGGCCGAGAAAAATATGCATGAGGCAATTGCATTTCATATCGATGGTTTAAAGGAGGACGGCCTTCCGATATCTAAGGGAAAAGCCTCAGCGTCGTGGGTTTTGGTTTGA